A region from the [Limnothrix rosea] IAM M-220 genome encodes:
- the rplS gene encoding 50S ribosomal protein L19, whose translation MNAEAIINSIESEHLKDDLPTIHVGDTVRVGVKIKEGNKERVQPYEGTVIAMRNGGINETITVRKIFQGVGVERVFLLHSPLVDNIKVMRRGKVRRAKLYYLRDRVGKATRIKQRFDRPI comes from the coding sequence ATGAATGCTGAAGCAATTATTAACTCCATCGAATCTGAGCACCTAAAGGATGATCTTCCGACTATCCATGTAGGTGATACAGTTCGTGTTGGAGTCAAAATCAAAGAAGGCAATAAAGAAAGGGTTCAGCCCTACGAAGGCACCGTTATTGCTATGCGAAACGGTGGTATTAATGAAACCATCACTGTACGCAAAATTTTTCAGGGTGTAGGAGTAGAAAGAGTCTTTTTACTTCATTCTCCCCTCGTTGACAACATTAAAGTGATGCGACGCGGTAAAGTTCGTAGAGCAAAACTTTACTATCTTCGTGATCGCGTTGGTAAGGCAACTCGCATCAAGCAACGTTTCGACCGTCCTATCTAA